A genomic segment from Aspergillus chevalieri M1 DNA, chromosome 7, nearly complete sequence encodes:
- a CDS encoding oxysterol-binding protein related protein OSH3 (BUSCO:EOG09261QYO;~COG:T;~EggNog:ENOG410PHWU;~InterPro:IPR041680,IPR011993,IPR001849,IPR036598, IPR037239,IPR000648,IPR009038;~PFAM:PF01237,PF15409,PF00169;~go_function: GO:0008289 - lipid binding [Evidence IEA]): MAGMETLEVHSKSYLVRWVNVKSNHTISWSIQPHKKSLNFGIFKHPGHSALPGSDSHSTDSNENLPGSAVTGGRHSNNNLSVIEKLTGIGLKQIKWVGKCEADKIAQGTYDVPQNEGGNYALVFDNTFSKQLSKTVTLVLLTYPTAVPPKSGLAPPASHANGQPFHDGASTESLRPISRRRGNSNARPPTAQNGEAAAPSTVHRGLLHKRRRKRHQGWARRFFALDFTSSTLSYYHDPNSATLRGSIPLHLAAVACNEKTREISVDSGAEIWHLRASNDQEFVEWKRALEKASHRTPPEEEKHPQGEVLLRVPSQRAAPPATSAAEDREWVQVETLVGRMSASRDMVRKLAKDTDPKYQSTASTLAPVPSERPRGRSSSPSPSQSAAELNNGDVGAQNRPFWKRKTSGSSANPSVRRERKPSSLISHPEPMEEVHDNLMGLLRDMDSVLSEFSSLITQSEQRRHPPTSAVSRRSMESDVSQEFFDAEAGDGNDSPLLTMHGDSDDEEVDNIPAAAAQQAEEEVVADDAPSDSEEEETPEPSNDEERDRLSSLFPAKPKSLTPLPLDKVSRRDNIPAPKVMPPSLIGFLRKNVGKDLSQISMPVSANEPLSLLQRAAEVLEYSSLLDKATSVTDPVERLAYVTAFALASLSSNRVKERAIRKPFNPMLGETYELIREDLGFRFVAEKVSHRPVQLAYHADGKDWSLTQSPMPTQKFWGKSAEIVTEGKIRLTLHATGEHYSWSSATSFLRNIIAGEKYVEPVGEMSVLNETSGHKAISTFKAGGVFSGRSEEVSTKILDPNGTETPLGLSGTWTQSLTLTKNSSGTGTIWSAGQLVPNAPKHYGMTAFAAALNEVTQIEKNTLPPTDSRLRPDQRALEDNDLDKAEDVKVKLEEGQRARRREMEATGENWTPRWFTQVASDGEVVWRLRNGKEGYWEEREKGEWNGVVPVFG; the protein is encoded by the exons ATGGCGGGCATGGAAACATTGGAAGTCCATAGCAAG TCGTATCTGGTCCGCTGGGTAAACGTCAAATCCAATCATACCATCTCATGGAGCATCCAGCCGCATAAGAAATCCCTGAATTTCGGCATCTTCAAGCATCCCGGCCATTCCGCCTTACCGGGCTCCGACTCGCATAGCACCGATTCGAATGAGAATTTGCCGGGGAGCGCTGTGACTGGTGGACGACACAGTAACAATAACCTCTCTGTTATCGAGAAGCTTACGGGGATTGGGCTGAAACAGATCAAATGGGTCGGGAAGTGCGAGGCCGATAAGATCGCGCAGGGGACGTACGATGTCCCGCAGAATGAGGGCGGGAATTACGCTCTAGTGTTCGATAACACGTTTTCGAAACAGTTGTCCAAGACGGTGACCCTGGTGCTGTTGACGTATCCGACCGCTGTGCCGCCCAAGTCTGGTCTTGCTCCGCCAGCGAGCCATGCTAACGGGCAGCCGTTTCACGATGGTGCGTCGACGGAGTCGCTGAGGCCGATATCGCGGAGACGGGGGAATAGTAATGCTAGACCTCCTACGGCGCAGAATGGTGAGGCAGCAGCTCCGTCTACTGTCCACAGGGGTCTCCTGCATAAGCGTCGACGAAAGCGCCATCAGGGATGGGCTAGACGGTTCTTCGCGCTGGACTTCACCTCGTCGACGCTGTCGTACTACCACGATCCCAATTCTGCTACTCTACGAGGCTCGATCCCCCTTCACCTAGCGGCTGTCGCATGCAACGAGAAGACGCGGGAGATTTCGGTCGACTCTGGCGCGGAGATCTGGCATCTGCGTGCAAGCAACGACCAGGAATTCGTCGAATGGAAACGTGCGTTGGAGAAGGCTTCGCATAGAACACCACCGGAGGAGGAAAAGCACCCGCAGGGCGAGGTACTACTACGAGTGCCATCGCAGCGCGCCGCGCCGCCCGCCACTAGCGCTGCTGAAGACCGTGAATGGGTGCAGGTCGAGACATTGGTAGGCCGTATGTCTGCGTCGCGCGACATGGTGCGCAAGCTTGCCAAAGATACGGATCCGAAATATCAGAGTACTGCATCTACGCTTGCTCCGGTCCCCTCGGAACGGCCCCGTGGTCGCTCGTCCAGTCCTAGTCCCAGTCAGAGTGCGGCGGAGTTGAATAATGGCGACGTCGGTGCGCAGAATCGTCCGTTCTGGAAACGGAAGACTAGTGGTAGTAGCGCTAATCCAAGTGTTAGGC GCGAACGAAAACCTAGCAGCCTTATCAGCCACCCAGAACCAATGGAGGAAGTTCATGATAACTTGATGGGCCTTTTGCGCGATATGGACAGTGTCCTGAGCGAGTTTTCGTCGTTGATCACGCAGAGTGAACAGCGTCGACACCCTCCTACGTCGGCAGTCTCCAGGCGCAGCATGGAGTCCGATGTATCGCAAGAGTTCTTCGACGCGGAAGCCGGTGATGGCAATGATTCACCTCTGCTCACCATGCACGGTGAcagtgatgatgaagaggtaGACAACATTCCTGCAGCTGCCGCCCAGcaagccgaagaagaggtCGTTGCGGACGATGCACCATCTGAcagcgaggaagaggagacgCCTGAGCCGTCAAATGATGAAGAGCGAGACAGACTGTCTTCACTCTTCCCCGCGAAACCCAAGTCGCTTACTCCCCTGCCGCTCGATAAGGTGTCTCGCCGCGACAACATCCCCGCGCCAAAGGTCATGCCGCCAAGTTTGATCGGGTTCCTCCGCAAGAACGTGGGCAAGGATCTATCCCAGATCTCCATGCCAGTCTCCGCGAACGaacctctctctcttctccaacGTGCAGCCGAAGTTCTCGAATACTCAAGCCTCCTAGACAAAGCAACCAGCGTCACCGACCCCGTCGAACGCCTCGCCTACGTAACCGCCTTCGCCCTAGCCTCCCTCTCCAGCAACCGCGTCAAAGAACGCGCCATCCGCAAACCCTTCAACCCCATGCTCGGCGAAACCTACGAACTTATCCGCGAAGACCTGGGTTTCCGCTTCGTCGCTGAAAAAGTCTCCCATCGCCCCGTCCAGCTAGCCTACCACGCTGACGGCAAAGACTGGTCCCTCACCCAGTCCCCCATGCCAACGCAGAAGTTCTGGGGCAAATCCGCCGAAATTGTCACAGAGGGTAAAATCCGTCTCACCCTCCACGCCACAGGCGAACACTATAGCTGGTCTTCGGCAACATCCTTCCTGCGCAATATCATCGCGGGAGAAAAATACGTCGAGCCAGTCGGTGAAATGTCCGTACTCAACGAAACATCCGGTCACAAAGCCATCTCCACCTTCAAAGCTGGCGGCGTCTTCTCAGGCCGCAGCGAAGAAGTATCAACCAAGATCCTCGACCCGAACGGCACTGAAACACCCCTCGGCCTCTCAGGAACATGGACGCAGTCCCTGACACTGACAAAGAACTCCTCCGGTACCGGTACAATTTGGTCCGCGGGACAGCTCGTCCCCAACGCCCCCAAACACTACGGCATGACCGCCTTCGCCGCAGCGCTCAACGAAGTCACGCAGATCGAAAAGAATACCCTCCCGCCCACGGACTCGCGTCTCCGTCCTGACCAGCGCGCCCTCGAAGACAACGACCTCGATAAAGCAGAGGACGTCAAAGTCAAGCTTGAAGAGGGACAGAGAGCGCGCAGACGCGAGATGGAAGCTACGGGGGAGAACTGGACGCCGAGGTGGTTCACGCAGGTTGCCAGTGATGGAGAGGTGGTgtggaggttgaggaatgGGAAGGAGGGGTATTGggaggagagagaaaagggGGAGTGGAATGGGGTCGTGCCGGTTTTTGGTTGA
- a CDS encoding IFRD domain-containing protein (COG:S;~EggNog:ENOG410PJ54;~InterPro:IPR039777,IPR016024,IPR007701;~PFAM:PF05004): MRSKQQLSAAPENTKKMSRKAAANEYSAGSKATSRVASPNDLDSLLDFTDDEVNNENWEQEFSDVVTNIVDRKRSSVQGREEAYAAFGRLSKFHYVHDELYGRVGELTAALCKSVKQESSVRETTLALRAVELLALSANDNTVYENVEPVLTRAIRDSSSNLVKSSAIRCLGSCAVFAGAGEDGMLDQMNFFLDIVASYGESISASHDTDCIDAALTEWGHLATHIWDLSAESEEAIEIFAEQLGGNDTGVQIAAGENIALLYEKSFSPRANFGEDEEEDDENDEAEEDKKNNQDEDEEALLNYEGPRLVQRYEPYHDTPEILNQLKSLATAHSKRISKKDKKSLHTNFISIYTSVEDARRGPMYNTAINYNTNRHFGSKTRVKIGRDGVVAVDRWWKWIRLNKLRRLLLGGFYVHFNQGNQTVLDSLPLAVLRLDSETGTGQWKTDKGRKPRDTRRFAIHHDEDDGE; the protein is encoded by the exons ATGCGTTCAAAACAACAGCTCTCAGCTGCTCCTGAAAACACCAAGAAGATGTCGCGCAAAGCCGCGGCCAACGAGTATTCCGCAGGCTCAAAGGCAACCAGCCGAGTCGCTTCTCCTAACG ACCTTGACAG CCTCCTTGATTTCACCGACGATGAGGTCAACAACGAAAACTGGGAACAAGAATTCTCAGATGTCGTCACAAACATTGTGGACCGCAAGCGTAGCAGCGTCCAGGGCCGTGAAGAGGCCTATGCTGCCTTCGGCCGACTGTCCAAGTTCCACTACGTGCACGACGAGTTGTATGGCCGCGTCGGCGAACTTACTGCTGCTCTCTGCAAGAGCGTCAAACAGGAGTCCAGTGTTCGTGAAACGACACTGGCTCTTCGGGCCGTTGAGCTGCTTGCACTCAGCGCCAACGACAACACGGTCTACGAGAATGTAGAACCGGTTCTTACTCGCGCCATTCGCGACTCATCATCCAACCTTGTCAAATCCTCCGCCATTCGTTGTCTGGGCTCATGTGCAGTCTTCGCAGGCGCCGGCGAGGATGGCATGTTGGACCAGATGAACTTTTTCCTCGATATTGTTGCTTCTTACGGAGAATCGATCAGCGCCAGTCACGATACGGACTGCATCGATGCTGCTCTCACAGAGTGGGGCCACCTGGCTACCCACATCTGGGACCTCTCTGCAGAAAGTGAGGAGGCGATCGAAATCTTCGCCGAGCAGTTGGGTGGTAATGACACCGGTGTGCAAATTGCCGCCGGCGAGAACATCGCCCTCCTCTACGAGAAGAGCTTCAGTCCCCGAGCCAACTTTggtgaggacgaggaggaagacgacgaaAATGATGAGGCCGAAGAGGACAAGAAAAACAACcaagacgaggacgaggaagccCTGCTTAACTACGAAGGCCCTCGGCTCGTCCAAAGATACGAACCATACCACGACACCCCAGAGATCCTCAATCAGCTGAAGTCTCTGGCCACGGCACACTCCAAGAGGATTAGcaagaaagacaagaaatCCCTTCACACAAACTTCATCTCGATCTATACATCTGTGGAGGATGCCCGCCGTGGGCCAATGTACAACACGGCCATCAACTACAACACCAATCGCCACTTCGGAAGCAAAACCCGAGTGAAGATTGGCCGTGATGGCGTCGTGGCCGTTGACCGGTGGTGGAAATGGATTCGCCTCAACAAGCTCCGCCGTCTTCTCCTGGGCGGTTTCTACGTCCACTTTAACCAGGGCAACCAGACTGTCCTGGACAGCCTGCCTCTTGCCGTTCTTCGACTCGATTCCGAAACTGGGACTGGCCAGTGGAAGACGGACAAGGGCAGGAAGCCCCGGGATACCCGTCGTTTCGCGATCCACcacgacgaggatgacggGGAGTAA
- the RRP4 gene encoding exosome non-catalytic core subunit RRP4 (BUSCO:EOG09263IQ5;~COG:J;~EggNog:ENOG410PK9Y;~InterPro:IPR025721,IPR036612,IPR022967,IPR026699, IPR012340;~PFAM:PF14382;~go_component: GO:0000178 - exosome (RNase complex) [Evidence IEA];~go_function: GO:0003723 - RNA binding [Evidence IEA]) yields MPITIHPPVVEDVGTPHVDYDSMSVDSDGGVEFEDSRPNKRPSIGVLKVGTGIVTPGEVVTDDPQWMRGHGTYTNPLSTSIIATVAGNVQKTNKLLSVTPLRARYTPEIGDLVVGRIVEVQSRRWKVDVAAPLLANLPLSAINLPGGILRRRTSADELQIRTYFSEGDLVVAEVQTVHQDGSASLHTRSLKYGKLRNGFFLAVTGAGGSGASNSTVKGGNGTGNTSGGTVVRSRRQVWTIESANGGGQVDVILGVNGYIWISKHAEGTDAASSATENVSITRMEEMVSSSIYSSQNDDIAPQTRREIARLAQCIRVLVQGGVPVDEETVMTAYEACLNVDLEMGDDEDDDEGTQEGREYLEGRKARSILEMVTSRQ; encoded by the exons ATGCCCATCACAATCCATCCGCCGGTGGTGGAAGATGTCGGCACACCCCACGTCGATTATGATTCCATGTCTGTCGACTCGGACGGAGGAGTTGAATTCGAAGATTCACGACCGAACAAGCGACCATCAATAGGAGTGCTCAAAGTCGGCACAGGGATTGTTACACCGGGAGAGGTTGTGACAGATGATCCTCAGTGGATGAG AGGCCATGGTACCTACACCAATCCATTATCTACATCCATTATCGCAACAGTCGCCGGAAATGTCCAGAAAACGAACAAATTGCTCTCCGTGACGCCTCTCCGCGCCCGGTATACCCCGGAAATCGGTGATTTAGTGGTCGGCCGTATCGTGGAAGTGCAATCACGACGGTGGAAAGTGGACGTTGCTGCGCCCCTCCTGGCGAATCTTCCGTTGTCTGCGATTAATCTCCCGGGTGGTATCCTGCGTCGACGAACGAGCGCCGATGAGCTGCAGATCCGGACGTATTTCAGTGAGGGGGATTTGGTTGTCGCGGAAGTGCAGACCGTGCATCAAGATGGCTCCGCATCGTTACATACTCGGTCGCTGAAGTACGGTAAACTACGGAACGGATTCTTCTTGGCTGTGACGGGGGCTGGTGGTAGTGGCGCATCGAACTCGACCGTGAAGGGAGGAAACGGGACAGGGAATACGTCTGGTGGGACAGTGGTTCGGTCTCGAAGACAGGTGTGGACGATCGAAAGCGCCAACGGAGGAGGCCAGGTTGACGTTATCCTTGGAGTGAATGGTTACATTTGGATATCGAAGCATGCTGAAGGGACCGATGCCGCATCTTCGGCGACTGAGAACGTCTCCATCACGCGCATGGAAGAGATGGTATCGAGCTCGATCTATTCCAGCCAGAATGACGACATTGCGCCGCAAACCCGACGCGAGATTGCACGATTGGCACAATGCATTCGAGTCCTGGTCCAAGGCGGGGTCCCGGTGGATGAGGAGACAGTAATGACAGCTTACGAAGCCTGTCTGAATGTCGACTTGGAGATGggagacgatgaagatgatgacgaagGGACACAAGAAGGAAGGGAGTATCTGGAAGGGCGCAAAGCTCGAAGCATCCTAGAGATGGTCACGAGTCGGCAATAA
- a CDS encoding uncharacterized protein (COG:S;~EggNog:ENOG410PRP5;~InterPro:IPR011685;~PFAM:PF07766;~TransMembrane:1 (i178-199o)) yields the protein MLHSIQAHRAIRPIPTGTSTALKLFNPSTRTYASPSSKTHTRPSSSAQPDSPATVPSTSSTSTTSPDDINPPPSTRPADINTPDSLPDDAAPVDKVKRYVALGRAYLSFYKTGLKNVYHNYRASLPLRKELGLPVYLPISPPPKSKPIVSFKKAIEKTGLSRSNFQLIRRAAYDVRRMIPFTLMLIVCGEFTPVIVLALGSTVVPYTCRVPKQFTKDRAQKAARKRAALVAHCVQSTGSVTYNPDTGKELDLLAQYASPEWVDSASSEEVLRACAVFGLVKTHTRPPALVSLVYRTRLKRFAEYLAVDDGLIKRGGGVSAMKGVEVRIAIEERGGVEMVMRETGEGESEEWEGEREQRRWLEGWLERRA from the coding sequence ATGCTACACTCGATTCAAGCACACCGGGCCATTCGCCCAATACCTACAGGAACATCAACAGCATTAAAACTCTTCAATCCCTCAACGCGAACCTACGCCTCCCCGTCCTCCAAAACACACACCCGCCCATCCTCCTCCGCACAACCCGACTCCCCGGCAACCGTCCCCTCTACCTCCTCCACATCTACAACCTCTCCAGATGATATCAACCCACCGCCAAGCACACGTCCCGCGGACATTAACACACCAGACTCGCTACCCGACGATGCCGCGCCGGTCGATAAAGTGAAGCGCTATGTCGCGCTGGGACGGGCATACCTCTCTTTCTACAAAACGGGATTGAAGAATGTATACCATAATTATCGCGCTTCTCTCCCGCTAAGAAAGGAATTGGGACTGCCCGTATACCTTCCCATATCACCGCCCCCGAAATCGAAACCGATTGTCTCGTTCAAGAAGGCAATTGAGAAAACCGGGCTCAGTCGTTCGAATTTCCAACTGATTCGACGCGCTGCGTACGATGTCCGACGGATGATACCATTTACGCTTATGCTTATCGTCTGTGGGGAATTCACCCCAGTTATCGTTCTCGCGCTGGGCTCTACCGTCGTCCCGTATACCTGCCGCGTGCCAAAACAATTCACTAAGGACCGTGCGCAAAAGGCAGCGCGGAAACGCGCGGCGCTGGTGGCGCATTGCGTCCAGTCTACCGGCTCCGTCACATACAATCCAGATACAGGGAAGGAATTGGACTTGTTAGCGCAATACGCGAGTCCGGAATGGGTCGACTCCGCATCCTCGGAAGAAGTGCTGCGCGCATGTGCGGTCTTCGGTCTGGTTAAGACACATACCCGTCCGCCTGCGCTTGTATCGCTAGTTTACCGCACGCGGCTGAAGCGGTTTGCGGAGTACTTAGCTGTGGATGATGGGTTAATTAAGCGTGGGGGCGGGGTCAGTGCAATGAAGGGGGTTGAGGTTCGGATTGCAATTGAGGAAAGGGGTGGTGTTGAGATGGTCATGCGGGAGACTGGGGAGGGTGAGAGTGAGGAGTGGGAAGGGGAGAGGGAGCAGAGGAGGTGGTTGGAAGGGTGGTTGGAGAGGAGGGCATAG
- a CDS encoding putative isochorismatase family hydrolase (COG:Q;~EggNog:ENOG410PQ1X;~InterPro:IPR000868,IPR036380;~PFAM:PF00857), with protein MFDFLKPSSRNTPLPPLSSSLPTALILLDNQAAFAHPSGPASSRSNPLFEVNLTSLLAAFRVAREMAQSPSQSPSILPLSSKDKDESNSKNDNENNLEVVHIFHTSDNPASPLHPQHPMKLIRPLDFARPLSSDKISGDDGGGAGETVVWKPLNSKPIGPELEAYLRQRGFRQLIFAGLTTDHCVSTTVRVAANLGLADPGRIIVVADATAAWAKGGIDAETVHNVSIASLEGEFAEIMRTEDVVKALRRMK; from the coding sequence ATGTTCGACTTCCTAAAACCCTCCTCCCGAAACACTCCTCTCCCacccctctcctcctccctcccGACAGCCCTCATTCTCCTCGACAACCAAGCCGCCTTCGCACACCCCTCCGGCCCGGCGTCTTCGCGCTCGAATCCCCTTTTCGAAGTTAACCTGACCTCGCTCCTAGCCGCGTTCCGGGTTGCCCGTGAGATGGCGCAGTCGCCATCACAGTCGCCATCGATACTGCCGCTATCCTCGAAGGACAAAGACGAAAGTAATAGTAAAAATGATAATGAGAATAATCTCGAGGTTGTACATATATTCCATACCTCGGATAACCCAGCAAGTCCGCTGCATCCGCAACATCCTATGAAGCTAATTCGACCTCTTGACTTTGCGCGGCCGTTATCAAGCGATAAAATTAGTGGCGATGACGGAGGAGGCGCTGGGGAAACGGTCGTTTGGAAACCGCTCAACTCCAAGCCCATCGGTCCTGAATTAGAGGCATACCTGCGGCAGCGTGGTTTCCGCCAGCTGATATTTGCTGGGCTAACGACTGATCATTGTGTTTCGACGACTGTGCGTGTTGCGGCGAATCTGGGGCTTGCGGATCCGGGAAGAATTATTGTCGTTGCGGATGCTACGGCGGCTTGGGCCAAGGGTGGCATTGATGCAGAGACTGTGCATAATGTCTCGATTGCCAGTTTGGAGGGAGAGTTTGCGGAGATTATGAGGACGGAGGATGTCGTCAAGGCTTTGCGGAGGATGAAATGA